One window of the Candidatus Microbacterium colombiense genome contains the following:
- a CDS encoding Ada metal-binding domain-containing protein, with translation MSFPVIDFDERYRAISARDTRFDGQFVTAVRTTGIYCRPSCPARTPKPQNVTFYPTSAAAHEAGYRACKRCLPEAAPGSPAWDIRGDTAARAMRLISAGVVEREGVPGLAARLGYSDRHLTRLLTAELGAGPLALARAHRAHTARMLLVGTDMPVSDVAFSAGFASIRQCNDTIREVFGLTPGELRARRRMSASAVPGAIDLVLPYRGPFDASGIFAWMSARALPGVEEATETSFSRHLRMSGGPAWFEVSQDEKQRLHLRARVARLGDLAPLVSTARRIFDLDADPLAIDHALSAHPELAPLVERTPGIRVPGSADPHEMLIRAMVGQQITVVAARTALTALAEALGERVENGILFPTMAAIAERGAEVLRGPAARIRAITGAAAALADGSLTLTVGDDGVRQREALLAMPGIGPWTADYVRMRVLGDPDVLLPGDVALRAGAAAAGLPGEPRPLTAWAERTAPWRSYLSAHLWRSAPVRTSGTRRAAPAVPVDARTATTSKETS, from the coding sequence ATGAGCTTCCCCGTGATCGACTTCGACGAGCGGTACCGTGCCATCAGTGCGCGGGACACCCGCTTCGACGGCCAGTTCGTCACGGCCGTCCGCACGACCGGCATCTACTGCCGTCCGAGCTGCCCCGCGCGCACGCCCAAGCCGCAGAACGTGACGTTCTATCCGACCAGCGCCGCCGCGCATGAGGCGGGTTACCGGGCGTGCAAACGCTGCCTCCCCGAGGCGGCGCCGGGGTCGCCGGCGTGGGACATCCGCGGTGATACGGCGGCGCGTGCCATGCGGTTGATCTCCGCCGGGGTCGTCGAGCGCGAGGGAGTGCCAGGGCTCGCGGCGCGGCTGGGCTATTCGGACCGCCACCTCACGCGACTGCTCACCGCCGAACTCGGCGCAGGCCCCCTCGCGCTCGCCAGGGCACACCGAGCGCACACGGCTCGCATGTTGCTCGTCGGGACGGACATGCCTGTCTCCGACGTCGCCTTCTCCGCGGGGTTCGCGAGCATCCGACAGTGCAATGACACGATCCGTGAGGTGTTCGGTCTCACGCCCGGCGAGCTCCGTGCCCGTCGCCGCATGTCGGCGTCGGCGGTTCCTGGCGCGATCGATCTCGTGCTGCCGTATCGGGGGCCTTTCGATGCGAGCGGCATCTTCGCGTGGATGTCGGCTCGTGCACTGCCCGGCGTGGAGGAGGCGACAGAGACGTCGTTCTCGCGCCATCTGCGCATGTCCGGCGGGCCGGCCTGGTTCGAGGTCAGTCAAGACGAGAAGCAACGGTTGCACCTCCGAGCCCGGGTCGCCCGGCTGGGTGATCTCGCGCCGCTGGTGTCGACCGCGCGCCGCATCTTCGACCTCGACGCCGACCCGCTCGCGATCGACCACGCGCTCTCCGCACATCCCGAACTCGCTCCGCTCGTGGAGCGCACGCCCGGGATCCGTGTTCCCGGGTCCGCCGACCCCCACGAGATGCTGATCCGCGCGATGGTGGGCCAGCAGATCACGGTCGTGGCCGCACGTACGGCGCTCACCGCGCTGGCCGAAGCGCTGGGGGAGCGTGTCGAGAACGGCATCCTGTTCCCGACCATGGCGGCGATCGCCGAGCGCGGCGCCGAGGTGCTGCGCGGCCCCGCTGCGCGCATCCGTGCGATCACCGGCGCGGCAGCGGCGTTGGCCGACGGCTCGCTCACCCTCACCGTCGGCGACGATGGGGTCCGGCAGCGAGAGGCACTGCTGGCGATGCCGGGGATCGGCCCCTGGACCGCCGACTACGTGCGCATGCGCGTGCTCGGTGACCCCGACGTGCTGTTGCCTGGCGATGTCGCCCTGCGGGCGGGGGCAGCCGCGGCCGGCCTCCCGGGCGAACCCCGACCTCTCACCGCCTGGGCCGAGCGCACCGCGCCCTGGCGCAGCTATCTCAGCGCGCACCTCTGGCGCTCTGCGCCCGTGCGCACTTCCGGCACCCGACGGGCGGCACCCGCCGTGCCCGTCGACGCACGCACCGCTACGACCTCGAAGGAGACCTCATGA
- a CDS encoding methylated-DNA--[protein]-cysteine S-methyltransferase has product MTALIQTFDTPDGAFTILADDHQRVLSSGWTDNVEAILDRLPAAARPLTVREAETDAAAAALAYYAGDLTAIDAVAVKQSGTALQLAGWSMLRAIEPGEPVTYTGFAARLDNPRAVRAAASICARNAPALFVPCHRVLRTDGTLGGFAWGVDVKQRLLARESRTA; this is encoded by the coding sequence ATGACCGCCCTCATCCAGACGTTCGACACCCCGGACGGCGCCTTCACCATCCTCGCGGACGACCACCAGCGGGTGCTCTCCTCGGGATGGACCGACAACGTCGAGGCGATCCTCGACCGACTGCCCGCCGCAGCGCGTCCGCTCACGGTGCGGGAGGCGGAGACGGATGCCGCCGCCGCCGCCCTGGCCTACTACGCGGGCGACCTCACCGCGATCGACGCCGTGGCCGTGAAGCAGTCCGGCACGGCGCTGCAACTCGCCGGGTGGTCGATGCTGCGAGCGATCGAACCGGGGGAGCCCGTGACGTACACGGGCTTCGCGGCTCGGCTCGACAACCCGCGCGCAGTGCGGGCGGCGGCATCCATCTGCGCCCGCAATGCCCCGGCGCTGTTCGTGCCCTGTCACCGGGTGCTGCGTACCGACGGCACGTTGGGCGGGTTCGCCTGGGGAGTCGACGTCAAGCAGCGCTTGTTGGCTCGGGAATCCCGCACGGCGTGA